The following proteins are co-located in the Campylobacter concisus genome:
- the gatA gene encoding Asp-tRNA(Asn)/Glu-tRNA(Gln) amidotransferase subunit GatA has product MVTLKEALKFSAEEIKNLRAELEAKIIKEKELGAYVEQLANLEIAKLGEGVPIAIKDNIQVKGWNVTSASKILQGYVAPYNATVIEKLLGKNLAPFGRTNMDEFAMGSTTESSFYGKTLNPLNYAHVPGGSSGGSAAAVVAGLAVAALGSDTGGSIRQPAAFCGCVGLKPTYGRVSRYGLGAYSSSLDQIGPIAQNVEDAAILYDAIAGHDPKDSTSADVPFVSVSDKIDGNKKLKICVIKNYVENASEQTKTALNLAIEKLKSHGHSVTYTNFEDSKYDVATYYIIATAEASANLSRYDGVRYGRRADAKNLKELYINSRSEGFGEEVKRRILLGTFVLSSGYYDAYYIKAQKARAHIKAQYEKILEENDLIFMPVAPSTAYKFGAHSDPLQAYLSDIYTISVNLAGLPAISVPVGKDDQNLNVSAQLIAKAWNEQTLINGAKSLENLIKG; this is encoded by the coding sequence GTGGTAACTTTAAAAGAAGCTTTGAAATTTTCAGCTGAAGAGATAAAAAATTTAAGAGCCGAGCTTGAGGCAAAAATCATAAAAGAAAAAGAGCTTGGCGCTTATGTCGAGCAGCTAGCAAATTTAGAGATCGCAAAACTAGGCGAGGGCGTGCCTATCGCTATAAAAGACAACATCCAAGTAAAAGGCTGGAACGTAACAAGCGCTTCTAAAATTTTACAAGGCTACGTAGCACCATATAATGCAACTGTTATCGAGAAGCTACTTGGCAAAAATTTAGCTCCATTTGGCCGCACAAATATGGACGAATTTGCGATGGGAAGCACGACTGAGAGCTCATTTTACGGCAAGACTCTAAACCCACTAAATTATGCCCATGTACCAGGCGGCAGTAGTGGTGGCTCAGCAGCAGCAGTCGTAGCTGGCCTTGCAGTCGCAGCACTTGGTAGCGATACTGGTGGCTCGATCCGCCAGCCAGCGGCATTTTGCGGATGTGTAGGACTTAAGCCAACTTACGGCAGAGTGAGTAGATACGGCCTTGGCGCGTATTCAAGCAGCCTTGATCAAATAGGTCCGATCGCTCAAAACGTAGAAGACGCAGCCATTTTATATGACGCGATCGCTGGACATGACCCAAAAGATAGCACGAGCGCAGATGTACCGTTTGTGAGCGTTAGCGACAAGATAGATGGCAACAAAAAGCTAAAAATTTGTGTCATCAAAAACTACGTCGAAAACGCAAGCGAGCAGACAAAAACTGCTTTAAATTTAGCTATAGAAAAGCTAAAATCACACGGCCACAGCGTAACTTACACAAATTTTGAAGACTCAAAATATGATGTAGCAACCTACTACATAATAGCAACCGCAGAGGCAAGCGCAAATTTAAGCCGCTATGATGGCGTAAGATACGGTAGACGTGCGGATGCTAAAAATTTAAAAGAGCTATATATAAACTCACGCTCTGAGGGTTTTGGTGAAGAGGTAAAAAGAAGAATTTTACTTGGTACATTTGTGCTAAGTAGCGGATATTACGACGCTTACTACATCAAAGCGCAAAAAGCAAGAGCGCATATAAAAGCTCAGTACGAGAAAATTTTAGAAGAAAACGATCTTATCTTCATGCCAGTTGCTCCAAGCACAGCTTATAAATTTGGAGCACACAGCGATCCGCTTCAGGCCTATCTAAGCGACATCTATACGATTAGCGTAAATTTAGCAGGCCTACCAGCTATCTC
- the ileS gene encoding isoleucine--tRNA ligase, whose translation MDYKETLLLPETNFPMRGNLPQNEPQRLKSWYEERKVYEKMKKNRQNAVKNFNIHDGPPYANGHLHIGHALNKILKDIITKTHYFYGENVRYVPGWDCHGLPIEQQVEVKLGDKKKELSKVEIRELCRQHAREFIDIQRNEFKSLGIIGDFENPYMTMKFEFEADIYKALCEIAKKGLLIERSKPVYWSWAARSALAEAEVEYEEKEDYSIYVAFELDGDALEKLGVKEASAVIWTTTPWTLPANQAISLKPDEIYVLTAENLIFAKPLLESVVQSGLSKGEIKKEFKSSLLENTHAINPLNGRKSRFLLGDHVMMDGGTGLVHTAPGHGEDDYYVCLKYGFSEILMPVDDGGCYDESLKHHGLFRSDMVDEFVGMHIFKANEKILELLGKNLLSVSKFRHSYPFCWRTHKPVIYRATKQWFIAMDEAKLGGKTLRQTALKELEKVKFYPSVGIKRIGSMIENRPDWCISRQRDWGVPIAFFRDKATKEVIFDSEILDHIAGIFKEKGADAWWALSIDELLPKGSKYNAENLEKVMDILDVWFDSGSTWHAVLQSDNYDAGKYPASMYLEGSDQHRGWFQSSLLVSTAINSHAPYESILTHGFTVDAKGEKMSKSKGNVIAPQDVAKTHGVEILRLWVGMSDYSSDLKISEDILKQISEQYRKIRNTIRFLLANVNDLESLNTEFNILDKWILARAKKVFDEASACFRNYDFSKGFNILLNFLSADLSGVYLDVCKDRLYCDAKDAPRRRSAQSAMAIITKALLPLIAPTLTYTVDEVMDYAPKIIKGEAKDAFDLVYEPIIFDLSFEDELLFAGREKFNEIVDVLKKDKKIKSTLELSLETTSHSITSYDEREVADLYMVSSVKAYDDSEPLAEFELEGDKFKIIASNLHKCPRCWKFNASKEDALCPRCEEVISAK comes from the coding sequence ATGGACTACAAAGAGACACTTTTACTCCCAGAGACAAATTTCCCGATGCGTGGAAATCTCCCACAAAATGAACCACAAAGACTAAAATCATGGTACGAAGAGCGCAAGGTTTATGAAAAGATGAAGAAAAATCGCCAAAATGCGGTTAAAAATTTCAACATCCACGACGGCCCTCCGTATGCAAACGGACACCTACACATCGGCCACGCGTTAAATAAAATTTTAAAAGATATCATCACAAAAACGCACTATTTTTACGGCGAAAATGTCCGCTATGTGCCAGGCTGGGACTGCCACGGCTTGCCTATCGAGCAGCAAGTAGAAGTCAAGCTTGGTGATAAGAAAAAAGAGCTTAGCAAGGTCGAGATAAGAGAGCTTTGCAGGCAGCATGCGAGAGAATTTATAGACATTCAGCGAAATGAGTTTAAAAGCCTTGGCATCATCGGCGACTTTGAAAATCCATATATGACGATGAAATTTGAGTTTGAGGCTGACATCTACAAAGCACTTTGCGAGATCGCTAAAAAGGGGCTTTTGATAGAAAGAAGTAAGCCAGTTTATTGGAGCTGGGCGGCTAGATCGGCGCTAGCTGAAGCTGAAGTCGAGTATGAGGAGAAAGAGGACTACTCTATTTACGTAGCATTTGAGCTTGATGGCGACGCGCTAGAAAAGCTTGGCGTAAAAGAGGCAAGCGCTGTCATCTGGACAACTACGCCTTGGACACTTCCAGCAAACCAAGCAATAAGCCTAAAACCAGATGAAATTTATGTGCTAACGGCTGAAAATTTGATATTTGCAAAGCCACTACTTGAAAGCGTTGTGCAAAGTGGTCTAAGTAAGGGCGAGATCAAAAAAGAGTTTAAATCAAGCCTGCTTGAAAATACTCACGCGATAAATCCACTAAACGGCAGAAAGTCACGATTTTTACTAGGCGATCACGTCATGATGGATGGTGGTACTGGACTTGTTCACACAGCTCCAGGACACGGCGAGGACGACTACTACGTATGTTTGAAATATGGTTTTAGTGAAATTTTGATGCCAGTTGATGATGGTGGCTGCTATGATGAGAGCCTAAAACATCACGGACTATTTAGAAGCGACATGGTAGACGAGTTTGTCGGTATGCACATCTTTAAAGCAAATGAAAAAATTTTAGAGCTACTTGGCAAAAATTTACTTAGCGTCTCTAAATTTAGACACTCTTATCCATTCTGCTGGAGAACGCACAAGCCTGTTATTTATAGAGCTACAAAGCAGTGGTTTATAGCTATGGACGAGGCTAAACTAGGCGGAAAAACACTTAGACAAACAGCGCTAAAAGAGCTTGAAAAGGTTAAATTTTATCCAAGTGTTGGCATAAAAAGAATAGGCTCAATGATAGAAAATCGCCCAGACTGGTGTATCTCTCGTCAGCGTGACTGGGGCGTGCCGATCGCGTTTTTCAGAGATAAAGCGACAAAAGAAGTTATATTTGATAGTGAAATTTTAGACCACATCGCAGGCATCTTTAAAGAAAAAGGCGCTGATGCGTGGTGGGCGCTAAGTATAGACGAGCTTTTACCAAAGGGCTCAAAATACAATGCTGAAAATTTAGAAAAAGTGATGGATATCCTTGACGTTTGGTTTGATAGCGGCTCGACATGGCATGCGGTCTTGCAAAGCGACAACTACGATGCTGGCAAATACCCTGCAAGCATGTATCTAGAGGGTTCAGACCAGCACCGTGGCTGGTTTCAAAGCTCGCTTCTAGTAAGCACAGCTATAAATTCTCACGCACCTTATGAGAGCATCCTAACTCACGGCTTTACAGTCGATGCTAAGGGTGAGAAGATGAGCAAGAGCAAGGGCAACGTCATCGCTCCACAAGACGTGGCCAAAACTCACGGCGTAGAAATTTTACGCCTTTGGGTTGGCATGAGTGATTACTCAAGCGACCTAAAAATAAGCGAAGATATATTAAAGCAAATCAGCGAGCAATACCGCAAAATCCGCAACACAATCCGCTTTTTACTAGCAAACGTAAATGACCTAGAAAGCCTAAATACAGAATTTAACATCCTTGATAAGTGGATCTTAGCACGCGCTAAAAAGGTCTTTGATGAGGCGAGCGCTTGCTTTAGAAATTATGACTTTTCAAAGGGCTTTAATATCCTTTTAAATTTCTTATCAGCCGATCTTAGCGGCGTATATCTTGACGTTTGCAAAGATAGGCTTTACTGCGACGCAAAAGACGCTCCAAGAAGAAGATCAGCTCAAAGCGCAATGGCGATTATCACAAAGGCACTTTTGCCACTCATCGCTCCAACGCTTACTTACACCGTTGATGAGGTGATGGACTACGCTCCAAAGATCATCAAAGGCGAGGCAAAAGACGCGTTTGATCTAGTCTATGAGCCTATCATTTTTGATCTTAGCTTTGAAGATGAGCTGCTTTTTGCCGGCAGGGAGAAATTTAACGAGATCGTGGACGTTCTTAAGAAGGACAAAAAGATAAAATCAACTCTAGAGCTAAGCCTAGAGACCACAAGTCATAGCATCACAAGCTACGACGAGCGCGAAGTGGCCGATCTTTACATGGTAAGCTCGGTTAAAGCTTACGATGATAGCGAGCCACTAGCTGAGTTCGAGCTTGAGGGTGATAAATTTAAGATCATAGCAAGCAACCTTCACAAATGCCCAAGATGCTGGAAATTTAACGCTAGCAAAGAAGATGCGCTATGCCCAAGATGTGAAGAAGTCATAAGTGCTAAGTGA
- a CDS encoding CinA family protein has product MRQSILIIGEDLEINREFLNYIFQSYEDHFGELGVVSFAPKNSKELPFIIENLSKDYDFVSIFGSDENFAIAAKIVATLTGGSLELKDSTTLALKDSLDYSKNSFLTSLNNAQINLIKANPNEEIGEFLTEYEPDFSYFHLIDIDADSARILMLPLAKTYEVDITLAQILPNLILVRAKSNKFGQIESFLQGIKTLFSQKFIPQKDVIAFVAKRLMQKGLKISFAESCTAGLAAAKFARYGGISASFDGSLVTYANHIKHEWLGVEDEILETYGAVSEPCVKAMVKGTLSTTNADFALAISGIAGPGGGTASKPVGTVYVAAGDKNGNIEVERLLLKGDRNYIREQSVLSAYLCLLRLKSEIFFA; this is encoded by the coding sequence ATGAGACAAAGTATCTTGATAATAGGCGAAGATCTTGAGATAAATAGAGAATTTCTAAACTACATTTTTCAAAGTTACGAGGATCATTTTGGCGAGCTTGGAGTGGTTAGTTTTGCTCCAAAAAATAGCAAAGAGCTACCTTTTATCATCGAAAATTTATCAAAAGATTACGACTTTGTAAGCATTTTTGGCTCGGATGAAAATTTTGCCATCGCTGCAAAGATCGTAGCGACGCTAACTGGGGGCTCGCTCGAGCTAAAAGATAGCACAACTCTTGCACTTAAAGATAGCTTAGACTACTCTAAAAATAGCTTTTTAACCAGCCTAAATAACGCTCAAATAAATCTCATAAAAGCTAATCCAAATGAAGAGATAGGCGAGTTTCTCACCGAGTATGAGCCTGATTTTAGCTACTTTCATCTAATAGACATCGACGCTGATAGCGCGAGGATCCTTATGCTGCCACTTGCTAAAACTTACGAGGTCGATATCACTCTTGCGCAGATCCTGCCAAATTTGATACTAGTAAGAGCAAAAAGTAATAAATTTGGCCAGATCGAGAGCTTTTTACAAGGGATAAAAACGCTATTTTCACAAAAATTTATCCCACAAAAAGATGTGATCGCCTTCGTGGCAAAGAGGCTCATGCAAAAGGGGCTTAAAATTTCATTTGCCGAGTCTTGCACGGCTGGGCTTGCGGCGGCTAAATTTGCAAGATATGGCGGCATCTCAGCTAGCTTTGATGGCTCGTTAGTAACTTATGCAAATCACATAAAGCACGAGTGGCTGGGCGTTGAGGATGAAATTTTAGAAACTTACGGAGCCGTGAGCGAGCCTTGCGTAAAGGCGATGGTAAAAGGCACACTAAGCACGACAAATGCGGACTTTGCGCTTGCTATTAGCGGTATAGCGGGACCAGGTGGTGGCACAGCTAGCAAGCCAGTTGGCACGGTCTACGTCGCAGCTGGCGATAAAAACGGCAACATCGAGGTTGAGAGGCTTCTTTTAAAAGGAGATCGCAACTACATAAGAGAGCAAAGCGTACTAAGCGCCTATCTGTGCTTGCTTCGTCTAAAAAGTGAGATATTTTTTGCTTAA
- a CDS encoding polysaccharide lyase family 1 protein — translation MDDLIDLSEGNIPQNGKSLGLDKFISKISSGEFSSYAKFMQAYGASCRANLDGSQDPKLAALRKNLANEYKKLIVVPVASNTTIIGLGENSGIKGGSLLLKNVQNIAIRNMKIEDAFDPFPDIQKNDGFNAQYEGVSIESSKNIWIDHCHFKDMVELGHVHLAGGEFTKWQTYDGLCDIKGDSVAITISHNIFENHDKTMLIGSRDSDGSSETRTITVARNVFDNCAQRLPMARNAKVHVYNNFYDSKDGFYDQKYAIGVRFGSLIYAQNNYFTNGVKISYKCNKGTIFESGNIDLSKKGSVCEKLDKPPFEPPYKFELLKASDVQKEVNQNAGTGKLAVIK, via the coding sequence GTGGATGACCTCATAGACCTTAGCGAAGGCAATATCCCGCAAAATGGCAAGAGCTTGGGGTTGGATAAATTTATAAGCAAGATTAGCAGTGGCGAGTTTAGCTCTTATGCCAAATTTATGCAGGCTTACGGCGCTTCATGCCGTGCAAATTTAGACGGTTCGCAAGATCCAAAGTTAGCAGCGCTTCGCAAAAATTTAGCCAACGAGTACAAAAAGCTCATCGTAGTGCCGGTAGCTAGCAACACCACAATAATCGGCTTAGGCGAAAACTCAGGCATAAAAGGCGGCTCGCTTTTGTTAAAAAATGTCCAAAATATTGCGATCCGTAATATGAAGATCGAAGATGCTTTTGATCCATTTCCAGATATACAAAAAAATGACGGCTTTAATGCGCAATACGAGGGCGTTAGCATAGAATCAAGCAAAAACATCTGGATAGATCACTGCCATTTTAAGGACATGGTCGAGCTTGGTCATGTGCATTTAGCAGGCGGAGAGTTTACCAAATGGCAGACTTACGACGGACTATGCGACATCAAGGGAGACAGTGTGGCTATCACGATCTCGCACAACATCTTTGAAAACCATGACAAAACGATGTTAATTGGCTCAAGAGACTCTGACGGCAGCAGCGAAACAAGGACTATAACGGTCGCTCGTAACGTTTTTGACAACTGCGCGCAACGCCTACCTATGGCACGCAATGCAAAGGTGCACGTCTATAACAACTTTTATGACTCAAAAGATGGCTTCTATGACCAAAAATACGCCATTGGCGTGCGCTTTGGCTCGCTAATATACGCTCAAAACAACTACTTTACAAATGGCGTCAAAATAAGCTACAAATGTAACAAAGGCACCATTTTTGAAAGCGGCAACATAGACCTTTCTAAAAAGGGCAGCGTTTGCGAAAAGCTAGATAAACCGCCATTTGAGCCTCCATATAAATTTGAGCTCCTCAAAGCCTCAGACGTCCAAAAAGAGGTAAATCAAAACGCAGGCACAGGCAAACTAGCCGTTATAAAATAA
- a CDS encoding LolA family protein: protein MKKIALFLVIFISCFGYELSELKNIVKTDGVSGNFTQTKSLAGFNKSIKSSGEFRLEKGGLYWDTLEPVVSKVFINKDGIFKNENGKLEKTTANFDEKLFLAIISLDENELRKEFDIKTSGSLKEWSIELSPKNLLFKQIFKSIKISGDEAVKKIELDEVSGDETLNEFSLK from the coding sequence ATGAAAAAAATAGCTCTTTTTTTAGTCATTTTTATATCTTGCTTTGGCTATGAGCTAAGCGAGCTTAAAAATATAGTAAAAACAGATGGTGTAAGCGGAAATTTCACACAGACCAAGAGCCTGGCCGGCTTTAACAAAAGCATAAAAAGCTCGGGCGAATTTAGACTAGAAAAGGGCGGTCTTTACTGGGACACGCTAGAGCCAGTCGTTTCAAAGGTTTTTATAAACAAAGACGGCATTTTTAAAAACGAAAATGGCAAGCTTGAAAAGACAACGGCAAATTTTGATGAAAAGCTTTTTCTTGCTATCATCAGCCTAGATGAAAACGAGCTTAGAAAAGAATTTGACATAAAAACAAGCGGTAGCCTAAAAGAGTGGAGTATAGAGCTAAGCCCTAAAAATTTGCTCTTTAAACAAATTTTTAAAAGCATAAAGATAAGTGGCGATGAAGCGGTAAAAAAGATCGAGCTTGACGAGGTAAGCGGCGATGAAACACTAAATGAGTTTAGTCTAAAATGA
- a CDS encoding acyl-CoA thioesterase, with translation MKISHVSTFKVAFFDVDSMEVMWHGNYVKYLEMARCELLDKLGYNYIAMKKDGYAFPIVKLDVKYVRPAFFNDTIKVTTTLSECEIFLKFHYLIENEKSEKLSEANTAQAVIDMKSLQTCFEMPEALKKAIEAYTKKENI, from the coding sequence TTGAAAATTTCACACGTTAGCACATTTAAAGTGGCATTTTTTGATGTTGATAGCATGGAGGTGATGTGGCATGGCAACTATGTCAAGTACCTAGAAATGGCACGCTGCGAACTACTTGACAAGCTAGGGTACAACTACATCGCTATGAAAAAAGATGGTTACGCCTTTCCTATCGTAAAGCTTGACGTAAAATACGTGCGCCCAGCCTTTTTTAACGACACTATCAAGGTCACGACGACGCTTAGCGAGTGCGAAATATTTTTGAAATTTCACTACCTTATAGAAAATGAAAAGAGCGAAAAACTAAGTGAGGCAAATACCGCGCAAGCTGTCATCGATATGAAGAGCTTACAAACTTGCTTTGAGATGCCAGAGGCGCTAAAAAAGGCGATCGAAGCTTACACAAAAAAGGAAAATATATGA
- a CDS encoding glycosyltransferase family 2 protein: MKTLFLIPFYNHPEKIKTLCEALASYDLPILIVDDGSNEASKKALQNLNEFGVEIFTRAQNGGKGAALKDGFRHAMQNGYTHAFQIDADFQHDISEVAEFLELSKKYPHDMIMADPIYGEDAPKSRFYGRKITNFWVKVNTLNTNIKDAMCGFRIYPLKELEWAISQSKSNRMEFDMEILVNAVRAGIGLRWIPLKVRYEKGGVSHFKMLKDNVLISLMHAKYFFSLVPFLLGKVFRGQKYVWWQKGERSNEFFLRVSLFLTKNLPIFLIKPIVMIVVCFYYIFSKIERKNIREFLQNVEKFSGKKPATGVFRNFYEFGIAICDKFRIWQNGMLENELDIDELMWIKEEFEASKRGRILLTSHLGNVEICKTLSLRSPSFRMIILVYSKGNENFYKILEQISKGQIKLISVENLDAAAMLELKEAVENGVNIGIMGDRTPVNGDKFVEVSFLGKMAKFNYGPYLLAGILGVKMSALWCVKNGDKFSIELSDIADEIKLGRDRKASVMPYVQSYVRQLEEQACKSPSQWFNFFDFWR; encoded by the coding sequence ATGAAGACGCTCTTTCTCATACCATTTTACAACCATCCAGAGAAGATCAAAACCCTTTGTGAGGCGCTTGCTAGCTATGATCTGCCTATTTTGATAGTTGATGATGGCTCAAACGAAGCTTCAAAAAAGGCTTTGCAAAATTTGAACGAATTTGGCGTAGAAATTTTTACAAGAGCCCAAAACGGCGGTAAAGGAGCTGCACTAAAAGATGGCTTTAGGCACGCTATGCAAAATGGTTACACGCACGCATTTCAGATCGATGCTGACTTTCAGCATGACATAAGTGAAGTGGCTGAGTTTTTGGAGCTTAGCAAAAAGTATCCGCATGATATGATAATGGCTGATCCAATTTATGGCGAGGATGCGCCAAAATCGAGGTTTTATGGTAGAAAGATCACAAATTTTTGGGTCAAGGTAAACACCTTAAACACCAACATAAAAGATGCGATGTGTGGCTTTAGAATTTATCCCCTAAAAGAGCTTGAGTGGGCGATATCTCAAAGCAAGTCAAATAGGATGGAATTTGATATGGAAATCCTTGTAAATGCCGTAAGAGCAGGCATTGGACTAAGATGGATACCGCTAAAAGTAAGATATGAAAAAGGCGGCGTTTCGCACTTTAAAATGCTAAAAGATAACGTGCTAATAAGCCTTATGCATGCTAAATATTTTTTTAGTTTGGTTCCATTTTTGCTGGGCAAAGTCTTTAGGGGACAAAAATACGTATGGTGGCAAAAAGGCGAAAGATCAAATGAATTTTTCTTAAGGGTGAGCTTATTTTTAACCAAGAATTTGCCTATTTTTCTTATAAAACCTATCGTTATGATCGTCGTTTGTTTTTATTATATTTTTTCAAAAATAGAGAGAAAAAATATAAGAGAATTTTTGCAAAATGTAGAGAAATTTAGCGGTAAAAAACCAGCTACTGGTGTTTTTAGAAATTTTTATGAATTTGGTATTGCGATTTGCGATAAATTTCGTATTTGGCAAAATGGTATGCTCGAAAATGAGCTAGATATTGACGAACTTATGTGGATAAAAGAAGAGTTTGAGGCATCAAAGCGTGGCAGAATTTTGCTAACAAGCCACCTAGGAAATGTAGAAATTTGCAAGACACTTTCGCTTAGATCGCCAAGTTTTCGTATGATCATCTTGGTTTATAGCAAGGGAAATGAAAATTTTTATAAAATTTTAGAGCAGATAAGTAAGGGGCAGATCAAGCTAATAAGCGTAGAAAATCTCGATGCAGCAGCTATGCTTGAGCTAAAAGAGGCGGTAGAAAACGGCGTAAATATCGGCATAATGGGCGATAGGACGCCTGTAAATGGCGATAAATTTGTCGAAGTGAGCTTCCTTGGCAAGATGGCTAAATTTAACTACGGCCCATACTTGCTAGCTGGCATTTTGGGTGTAAAAATGAGTGCGCTTTGGTGCGTAAAAAATGGCGATAAATTTAGCATAGAGCTAAGTGACATCGCAGATGAGATAAAACTAGGTCGCGACCGCAAGGCAAGCGTCATGCCATACGTGCAAAGCTATGTAAGACAGCTTGAGGAGCAAGCTTGCAAGAGTCCGTCGCAGTGGTTTAACTTTTTTGACTTTTGGAGATAA
- a CDS encoding AMP-binding protein, translating to MEFENSLKEFKFVDIDKNLYSQVGIFGANLKEYGVSEIEIYLSETFDFCVAFFGALAIGVRPIFLAKPIFSSDKFNINDENFKNFLAPVRNIEPKFNLNSTFFLQTSGSTGNSKNIPKRLGAMIEEGLFLKEELGVNESDTFFSSVSHQHMFGLTFKVFLPIISGAKAVSKELNYPEAIFELDLENLSFITSPVLLQTLISSPRAAEISGLKNIICAGSALKSELRASIAKLSSARIIDIYGSTETGVVARNLGDELLLFSKVKAGLSEDEALNVSSPWCEFFQTSDWAQIKGNRLTLKGRIDRIVKLNDKRVNLISIENKMLESGLLKDCYCDTHPKFKRLAALLELSEEGVKLFRDSGKKGIVARLNELLRPEFKNSVRYFKIVSSLCKNAQGKFLKANFKELLEKSEEPSWDKSSENGIYKFKTKLSPALGIFTEHFPNLPLLPGFVQLDFVFKFARELGAEIGDQCVVENLKFLKFVRPNDELCIEISQKEEKVYFEIFCNGARSAAGRIKLGL from the coding sequence ATGGAGTTTGAAAATAGTCTAAAAGAGTTTAAATTTGTTGATATTGATAAAAATTTATACTCACAAGTTGGTATTTTTGGGGCAAATTTAAAAGAGTATGGCGTGAGTGAGATAGAGATCTATCTAAGTGAAACTTTTGACTTTTGTGTAGCTTTTTTTGGAGCACTTGCGATCGGCGTGAGACCGATTTTTCTTGCAAAGCCTATTTTTAGTAGTGATAAATTTAATATCAATGATGAAAATTTCAAGAATTTTTTGGCTCCAGTCAGAAATATAGAGCCAAAATTTAATCTAAATTCTACTTTTTTTCTTCAAACTTCAGGCTCGACTGGAAATAGCAAAAATATCCCAAAAAGACTTGGTGCGATGATAGAAGAAGGGCTATTTTTAAAAGAAGAACTTGGGGTTAATGAAAGTGATACATTTTTTTCAAGCGTTTCGCATCAGCATATGTTTGGCCTTACTTTTAAGGTATTTTTGCCCATCATCTCTGGTGCAAAGGCCGTTAGCAAGGAGCTAAATTACCCAGAGGCAATCTTTGAGCTAGATCTTGAAAATTTAAGTTTCATAACAAGCCCAGTTTTGCTTCAAACGCTAATTTCTAGCCCAAGAGCAGCTGAAATTTCAGGGCTAAAAAACATCATCTGTGCCGGCTCAGCCCTAAAGAGTGAGCTAAGAGCTAGCATAGCAAAACTAAGCAGTGCGCGCATCATCGACATCTATGGTAGCACTGAAACTGGTGTAGTGGCTAGAAATTTAGGCGATGAGCTTTTACTTTTTAGTAAGGTAAAGGCAGGTCTTAGCGAGGACGAGGCACTAAACGTGAGCTCGCCTTGGTGTGAGTTTTTTCAGACTAGCGACTGGGCACAGATAAAGGGTAACAGACTCACGCTAAAGGGCAGGATCGATAGGATCGTTAAGCTAAATGACAAAAGGGTCAATCTAATAAGCATTGAAAATAAGATGCTTGAAAGCGGTCTTTTAAAAGACTGCTACTGCGATACGCATCCAAAATTTAAGCGCCTAGCCGCACTTTTAGAGCTTAGTGAAGAGGGTGTGAAGCTCTTTAGAGATAGCGGCAAAAAGGGCATTGTAGCAAGATTAAATGAGCTTTTAAGGCCTGAGTTTAAAAATAGTGTTAGGTATTTTAAAATCGTTAGCTCGCTTTGCAAAAACGCACAAGGGAAATTTTTAAAAGCAAATTTTAAAGAGCTTTTAGAAAAGAGCGAAGAGCCTAGCTGGGATAAAAGTAGCGAAAATGGCATTTATAAATTTAAGACAAAGCTTAGCCCAGCACTTGGTATCTTTACTGAACATTTTCCAAATTTACCGCTACTGCCTGGCTTTGTGCAGCTTGATTTTGTATTTAAATTTGCAAGAGAGCTTGGCGCAGAAATAGGCGATCAGTGCGTGGTAGAGAATCTGAAATTTTTAAAGTTTGTAAGGCCAAATGACGAGCTTTGCATAGAAATTTCGCAAAAAGAAGAGAAGGTTTATTTTGAGATATTTTGCAATGGCGCTAGAAGTGCTGCTGGTAGGATAAAGCTGGGCTTATGA
- a CDS encoding DNA gyrase subunit B, translating to MLFFWQENATLIFGVLCVLWGLRAYFESGKKRQVCLAAGIFFAICSIFRSVNLALLYPSIVSLGFLAIFFYSLKGEAVITKIARLKEKNIDEKVVSYTRGLTKIWCLFFVFNAIFAFVLSCFENKFYWSIYCSFVSYILMGFLFFGEILYRKIFILKRKNGV from the coding sequence GTGCTATTTTTTTGGCAAGAAAATGCCACTTTGATATTTGGTGTTTTATGTGTGCTTTGGGGGCTTAGAGCCTATTTTGAAAGTGGCAAGAAAAGGCAGGTTTGCTTAGCGGCCGGGATATTTTTTGCGATTTGTTCTATTTTTAGAAGCGTAAATTTAGCACTTTTATACCCAAGTATCGTAAGCCTTGGCTTTTTGGCGATCTTTTTTTACAGCTTAAAGGGTGAGGCTGTTATAACCAAAATTGCTAGATTAAAAGAGAAAAATATAGATGAAAAGGTCGTTAGTTACACAAGAGGATTAACAAAAATTTGGTGCTTATTTTTTGTATTTAATGCGATTTTTGCATTTGTTTTATCGTGTTTTGAAAATAAATTTTATTGGAGTATTTACTGCTCTTTTGTCTCTTATATTTTGATGGGATTTTTGTTTTTTGGAGAAATTTTATATCGTAAAATTTTTATTTTAAAGAGGAAAAATGGAGTTTGA